In Candidatus Paceibacterota bacterium, the sequence GTTAATGGCCCAAAATCAACTGGGGCCTGGAGACAGGAGCCGTCGCCTTGGAGTGACCCGATAGTGGCGGTGCAGCGGTAGTCCAGCCTTGCAGATTTCCCCGGGACGATGCCGCCGCGCCAGCGACGCTTGGTGGCTGGGCAGCCCGGGCCGGTCAACCGGCGCTGCTCGACGGTGAAACAAGTGTGTCGGCACGCATTCCGCGGATTCTCATTTCCACCAATTGCGACGGCGGGTAACATCGGCCATGCCCTCGAGAGCAGAGGGACGCCCAGGCAAAACGCCGGGCAAGCAGAGCCAATTACTATGAGCGACAAAGTCAAATGGGGGGTGATCGGATGCGGCGGTATAGCCGCGCGGCGGACCATACCGGAGTTCAAGAAGATGGTTTCCAACGCCGAGCTGGTCTCGGTCATGGATATCAATCCACACCGCGCCAGGGAGGTCGCCGCGCAATTTGGCGTGCCCCACTCATGCGCCACCGAAGCGGAGTTGCTGGCGCAGGATCTGCAGGCGGTCTATATCGCCACCCCTCCCAACGTCCATTGTCGCCAGACCATCCAGGCCGCCGAGGCCGGCAAACACGTCCTGTGCGAGAAGCCCATTGCCGTCAGCGTGCAGGAGGTGGACCTGATGGAGGCCGCCTGCGCCAAGGCTGGGGTAAAGTTCATGCTCGCCTGGTGCATGAGGCAGAACGTCTATCACAAGAAGGCGCGCGAGCTGGTGCAGTCGGGCGCGCTCGGCAAAATGGTCATGGGCCGCGCGCAGCTCACCTGCTGGTACCCGCCCATCCCCGGCGCGTGGCGCCAGGATATTGCCATCGGTTATGGCGGGGCGTTGTTGGACATGGGCACGCATT encodes:
- a CDS encoding Gfo/Idh/MocA family oxidoreductase, with product MSDKVKWGVIGCGGIAARRTIPEFKKMVSNAELVSVMDINPHRAREVAAQFGVPHSCATEAELLAQDLQAVYIATPPNVHCRQTIQAAEAGKHVLCEKPIAVSVQEVDLMEAACAKAGVKFMLAWCMRQNVYHKKARELVQSGALGKMVMGRAQLTCWYPPIPGAWRQDIAIGYGGALLDMGTHCLDLLEWIMGTTIVEVAGFTDLLVHKYATRVEDTSTVLARFRNGAHGVIDNYFNVPDAAAQNALELFGTKGSIIASGTIGQEPTGRMFSILQTQETGYEANQVRDNQPNREEYKLEGIGLYGQMITLFTDCILRNQQPPTSLADGRHSVKVVNAIYQASRERRVVEIPD